The Caulobacter vibrioides sequence CGTCATAGACCGCCGAACGGGGCTTGCCCATGCGCGCTAGCGCCAGGGCCACGACCGAGGCGGTGATGCCCGAGCCGCAGGTCGAGACCACAGGTCTGTTGATGTCCACGCCGGCGGCCTCGAAGACCGGCTTCAGCTTTTCCGGCGACAGCATGGTCCCGTCCGGCGCGATCAGGGCCGACAGGGGGATGTTGCGGGCTCCAGGCATGTGGCCGCCGCGCAGGCCCGCGCGGGGTTCCGGATCGACGCCCTCGAAGCGACCCGCAGCGCGCGCATCGACGACCTGCTCGCGACCCGTGGCCACGATGTCGCGCATCTGCTCGAGCGAGCGATAGACGTCGGCCTGATAGCGCGGCGTGAAGTGCCGTTCTTGCGTAAAGGCCGGACCATCCTCGATCGTGCGACCCTCGGAGATCCACTTGGGAAGCCCGCCGTCCAGCACCACGACGTCCTCGTGACCCATCGCCCGGAAATGCCACCAGACGCGGGCCGCCGGCAGGATTCCGGTGCTGTCGTACACCACGATCCGCGAGCCATCGCCCAGGCCCAGCTTGCGAACCCGCGAGGCGAACTTGGTCGGCGTCGGGATCATGTGGGGAAGGTCGGTGGTCTCGTCGGCGATCTCGTCGATGTCGAAGAACACCGCGCCTGGAATATGCGCCGCCAGGAACTCCTGGTGCGGGTCGCGCTGGGCGGCGGGCATGTGCCAGGAAGCGTCGACCACGCGCACGTCGGGAGCGTCGAGATGCTGGGCCAACCAGGCGGTGGTGACCAGCGGATCGGACGGGGTGCTCATGGGGCGCCTTTCGGGGTCTGACTCGCCACGTTGCGGGGCGGGCAACATCGCCCCCGCGGGCCCCGATCGCAAGCTACATCCAGGGCGGCGTCGGCAGACCCTTTTCCTTAAGGAAGACGGGGTTGAAGAGCTTGGACTGGTAGCGCGAGCCGTGGTCGCACAGCACCGTCACGATGGTGTGGCCGGGCCCCATCGCCTTGGCCAGCTTGATCGCGCCGGCGACATTGATCCCGGCCGATCCGCCCAGGCAGAGGCCTTCGTGTTGCACGAGGTCATAGAGCACCTCCAGCATCTCCTCGTCGGAGACGCGGAACGGATCGTCGATCGCCAGCCCCTCGAGATTGGCCGTGATCCGACCCTGGCCGATGCCCTCGCTGATCGAGGAGCCTTCCGATTTCAGTTCGCCGTCCTTGTACCAGGCGTACAGCGCCGCGCCGTAGGGATCGGCCAGACCGATCCTGACGCTGGGCTTGCGTTCACGCAGCGCGGCGGCGACGCCGGCCAGCGTGCCGCCCGAGCCGACGGCGCAGATGAAGCCGTCGACCTTACCGCTTGTTTGCTCAAAGATTTCCGGGCCTGTGCTGCGATAGTGCGCGTCGCGGTTGGCGGTATTGTCGAACTGGTTGGCCCAGATCACGCCGTTCGGTTCTGTCTTGGCGAGTTCGTCGGCCAAGCGCCCGGAATAGCGGACATAGTTGTCGGGGTTGGAGTACGGGACAGCGTCCACCTCGACCAGTTCGGCGCCCAGCAACCGGATGGCGTCCTTCTTCTCCTGGCTCTGGGTGCGCGGGATGACGATGGTCGTCTTGTAGCCCAGCGCCGAGGCGACCATGGCCAGGCCGATGCCGGTGTTGCCCGCCGTGCCCTCCACGATCCGGCCGCCGGGCCTCAGCAGGCCCTTGGCCTCCGCGTCGCGAATGATCGCGAGGGCGGCGCGGTCCTTCACCGACTGTCCCGGGTTCATGAACTCGGCCTTGCCCAGGATCTCGCAGCCCGTGATCTGGCTCGCGCGAGCCAGGCGGATCAGGGGCGTGTTTCCGATCGCGTCGAGGACGC is a genomic window containing:
- the sseA gene encoding 3-mercaptopyruvate sulfurtransferase gives rise to the protein MSTPSDPLVTTAWLAQHLDAPDVRVVDASWHMPAAQRDPHQEFLAAHIPGAVFFDIDEIADETTDLPHMIPTPTKFASRVRKLGLGDGSRIVVYDSTGILPAARVWWHFRAMGHEDVVVLDGGLPKWISEGRTIEDGPAFTQERHFTPRYQADVYRSLEQMRDIVATGREQVVDARAAGRFEGVDPEPRAGLRGGHMPGARNIPLSALIAPDGTMLSPEKLKPVFEAAGVDINRPVVSTCGSGITASVVALALARMGKPRSAVYDGSWTEWGGLADTPVVTGPAQ
- a CDS encoding cysteine synthase A, with translation MTALPSVLDAIGNTPLIRLARASQITGCEILGKAEFMNPGQSVKDRAALAIIRDAEAKGLLRPGGRIVEGTAGNTGIGLAMVASALGYKTTIVIPRTQSQEKKDAIRLLGAELVEVDAVPYSNPDNYVRYSGRLADELAKTEPNGVIWANQFDNTANRDAHYRSTGPEIFEQTSGKVDGFICAVGSGGTLAGVAAALRERKPSVRIGLADPYGAALYAWYKDGELKSEGSSISEGIGQGRITANLEGLAIDDPFRVSDEEMLEVLYDLVQHEGLCLGGSAGINVAGAIKLAKAMGPGHTIVTVLCDHGSRYQSKLFNPVFLKEKGLPTPPWM